A stretch of the Lactuca sativa cultivar Salinas chromosome 9, Lsat_Salinas_v11, whole genome shotgun sequence genome encodes the following:
- the LOC111882854 gene encoding uncharacterized protein LOC111882854 — MADRTVLVWIVAIVCFVVLMFVTPTIPQDQDYHDFADQREFFGIPNFLNVISNVPFFIVGVIGLMLCYHRNFFKLSLQGELCGWTCFYIGVAAVAFGSSYYHLKPNDARLVWDRLPMTIAFTSIIAIFIIERIDERKGTYAIIPLLLVGVVSIFYWRFYDDLRPYALVQFVPCIAIPAMAILLPPMYTHSSYWLWAAGFYLLAKVEEAADDPIYKWTHQIVSGHTIKHLFAAMVPVFLTLMLAKRDIISERKSLLQIWKISWTKYKGNGVEPENHTITYTSVPIEEESRQ; from the exons ATGGCTGATCGGACTGTATTGGTATGGATAGTTGCGATAGTATGCTTTGTAGTGTTGATGTTTGTTACTCCGACCATCCCTCAAGATCAGGATTACCACGATTTCGCGGATCAACGTGAATTCTTCG GCATACCTAACTTTCTAAATGTCATTTCAAATGTGCCATTCTTCATTGTTGGTGTCATAGGGCTCATGCTTTGCTATCATAGAAACTTCTTTAAGTTGAG TCTGCAAGGTGAGCTTTGTGGTTGGACATGCTTTTACATTGGTGTGGCTGCTGTTGCTTTTGGATCCTCTTATTATCACCTCAAACCAAATGATGCTCGCCTTGTTTGGGATCGTTTGCCT ATGACCATTGCATTCACTTCTATAATTGCAATATTTATCATTGAAAGAATCGATGAACGCAAGGGAACATACGCCATCATTCCCCTGCTTTTGGTTGGTGTAGTAAGCATTTTCTACTGGAG GTTTTATGATGATCTTCGACCATATGCTTTGGTTCAATTTGTACCTTGTATTGCCATTCCTGCAATGGCCATCTTGTTACCACCCATGTACACACATTCTTCATATTGGTTATGGGCTGCAG GGTTTTATCTTCTAGCTAAGGTTGAAGAAGCTGCAGATGATCCAATTTACAAATGGACTCATCAAATTGTTAGTGGACACACCATCAAACATTTATTTGCTGCAATGGTTCCCGTATTTTTGACACTTATGCTTGCCAAGAGAGATATTATATCCGAGAG GAAAAGCTTATTGCAAATATGGAAAATATCATGGACTAAGTACAAAGGAAATGGTGTGGAGCCTGAGAATCATACTATCACCTACACAAGTGTTCCTATCGAGGAGGAGTCTCGTCAATGA